In Verrucomicrobiia bacterium, a single genomic region encodes these proteins:
- a CDS encoding ribosome recycling factor — protein sequence KMIKKRVEESKVAVRNCRRDGVDHFKKLEKDKKISEDDSRRGQERLQKHIDTVIAEIDRIGQRKEQEVLEV from the coding sequence TAAAGATGATCAAGAAGCGAGTCGAAGAGAGCAAAGTGGCGGTTCGCAACTGCCGCCGCGATGGTGTCGACCACTTCAAGAAGCTCGAAAAGGACAAGAAGATCTCGGAAGACGACTCGCGGCGCGGCCAGGAGCGTCTCCAGAAGCATATCGACACGGTGATCGCCGAGATTGACCGAATCGGGCAGCGCAAGGAACAGGAAGTCCTCGAAGTATGA